A region of the Oscarella lobularis chromosome 17, ooOscLobu1.1, whole genome shotgun sequence genome:
GAGCCTTTACGTGGCTTCATGGCTTACCAGCCACTTTCACAATGTGGGCGAAATATGAGCCGGCGCATGAGAATGGCATGTGCGTTACGTTCGGATTTGACGGAGTTAACTTTGGTTGGGCTACTGCAAAATGTTCGACCAAGGCTGGATATGTCTGTAAAAGTAAGCCGAATACAGCGAGACGCCCAGTATCTAACATAGAATTATTAGGAAGTTTAGAAGCTAAATGTGTACCTGTAACGGTGCCTTCTCAGATTTCTGTGGGCAGTTAGTGTTTCAAAAGCTCTTGTTTTCCCAACttatattaatttttagatgTCCACATGTGTTCTAGTGGTTGGACGAAGCTTGGCATGCAGTCGTGCACTAAACGACTTGACACTTTGATGACGTGGCACGAGTCGTTGGCCGAGTGCGAGAACTTGAGCGATGGAAAGGGCTCTCTTGCCAGTATTAACTCTCTCAAAGAAATGGATAGTCTTTTGGCCTTGCTTGATGGAAAGGAGACGTGGATTGGACTTAACGACATTGACAATGAAGGCATCTACAATTGGACCGATGGCTCTCCCGTAGTCTACGTCAACTGGAGCTCATCTGAACGTGAGAAGAGTTTTCAACTGCGGGAAGCGCACGATTGTGTAGCTGCAACAAAAAGCTTTTGGCATTCGAGATCTTGttctgaaagaaagaaaagcgtgTGTCTTACACCAGCTTCTGATGGTATAGATCAGCGTTATGTTCAGAGTGTATACTGGACTTTGTCGCCTTTGTGTGTAGATTTTGATGAGTGTTTTAGCAAAACCGATAACTGTCACGTAAACGCAACTTGCAAGAATACGCTTTCCTCCTACAAATGCACATGCAAAACTGGATTTATAGGAAACGGAACTACGTGCGAAGGTACATCATATCAGAAGGAGAGCTTGCGAATCGAAGTAAAACTATTGGGGTTTTAGATGAAAATGAGTGTCTTTTATTTCCCTGTCGCAAGCAGGCAAGTTGCATCAATAACAACGGATCGTTTGAATGCATTTGCAAAGATGGGTTTACGGGCAATGGAAGTTACTGTGAAGGCAATGATAGACAAGGTAAAGTACATACACGTTAATCAATGCATACATGGCAACAtcacttcattttctttcgatCATAGACGAGTTCTCGCTCGTTTGACTTCATGGACTCTTGTTTATAAACAATATAATTTGCTCTTCTTGTTCTGCAGGCTTATCGACTTCACAATTGACAACCGTCGTGTCTGTCATttgcttctttgttttctttatcctcctcctcgctgtatttttctttgttcgcCGTAggagaaatcgtttcgaGGAGACAACCATCGACGATTGGGATGTTAATCTTGGAGATTTGACGCTGCTGGAAAGGATTGGCGAAGGCTTTTTTGGTGTGGTAGTCAAAGCAGTTCTTTATCGCAATCCGTCAAACCGACTAAATATGCAATGCGGAGTCAGACGTCAGTCCGGCGATAATGAATATAAGTCAGTTGTGGCTTGTAAAATGCTAAAAGGTGCCAAGGTCTTCCGCGGCTATATACTCGCGTTATACAGTAGTTCTTTTCCTGAACAACAAGCTTGTCCTTTCTTTACTTTTGTTGTACTTAAACCATTATACTTTAGAGACGTATGTGCAGGCGGACGCGGTTGACTTCGTGGAAGAAATTAAGCTTATGAAACGCATTGGACAACATCCGCACATTGTTAGCATGCTCGCATGCGTAACGAAATGCCAGCCGTTATGCCTGATTGTCGAGTACTGCTGTTGTGGCGATTTACTGAACTATCTCCGAAAAGGAAGACCAAACGTATATTGCTGAATCAAATTAGTTTTTcccttttttaattattttgttaGTCATCAAATCGAGTTGCCTCTGAAGAAAATGGCAGCCTAGAGGAGATTTGCGAGGGATCAACTAAACGAAACTCTgaagagactaaactttgcGAGGCAGTTGTTTTCACAATTCCATTTCATGCTAATTATGAATTTTTCGTTGTTAGGGAAGCGTGCCGTCGGTGTCAAACGACTATGGCGAAATAACGCTGTTCAAACATGAGGATGACGAGAGTAATGAAAAGAAGAGTGAGACAGATTGTCAGGCTTGCGATGATGGCCAGGACAcgaagaaggaggaaaaTGTTGTCGAGGATGAAAACAgtgaaaaagcgaaaaacgaaGTAATTGAATTGACGGCTAGCAATCTCTTGTCGTTTGCTTGGCAAATTGCGTCAGGAATGGTGTGAACCAGCTCTCGCGGTTAATGTTGctgaaaaataaatcatTTAGGAATACTTGGCCGGAAAAGGTCTTGTTCATCGCGACTTGGCCTGTCGGAACGTGCTCGTGTGCGAAAACAATCTCGTCAAAGTTTCCGACTTCGGACTTACGAGAGCTGTCTACGAGGATGGCGCATACAGCCAGAAGACTACCAGGCGTTTGCCGTTCCGATGGATGTCCATTGAAGCTATTTTACACCGTCTTTTTaccgagaaaagcgacgtgtacgtatgaattttttctacgaAGACTGTAATTGAGCTTTATATTCTAAGGTGGTCATTTGGAGTTGTTCTGTGGGAGATATTCACTTTTGGTAAGTCTGCATGCTACTTTGTTCACTATTTCTTTACCTTTTACGCTACAGGCTGTTTTCCCTATCCTTGCATGTCAAGCAAAGATATTCTGTCGCTTTTGCGCAGGGGTAACCGGCTAGACTGTCCAGAGAACTGTTCCCGAGAAATGTAAGTCAAAGCTCTCTAATCTATAGCCATCCTACGTATAATAAAATAAGGTACGATTTGATGTCTGAGTGCTGGAATGCTGAACCGGAAAAGCGCCCGTTATTCGAACAACTTTCTCAGCTTTTGGGAGATATTGTCGAAGGAGAAAGCCCGAACAAATACCTCAATTTTGATATCACGTTTGTGAATCCTTTGTGGGACCTGAAGTCAACAACGGGATCTGGACAGCCAggaacggcgtcgtctgaAAGCGTTGGCGAGAGTATTGAAATCGATTCATCTCCGATCAGGGAAGCGCTGAGTGACGGGTTCGATGTCAGGTATGTAATAGAAAATGAAAGTGCTGTATAAATGCGCTTATTGACTCGACTATTCGTGAGACTGGTTTTCGTGTTGTTTGCGTTGTTTACGTTGTCTGTGTGCGGTTTGTTTGTTGTTGCGTCTGGAGTTTGATGACGACATTCCTTTCCTTTGCATCCGGGTATCGTGTCCTTATCCGGGTAAtggtcgaagaaaaagaaaacgttttgactGAAATTTTTCGGAAGACGCGCTTCGGTCATGCGGGTAGGCTTTTCATAACAGTTTCTCTAGCTGCTGGCTAATTTGTGAAAAGGTGAGGCTCCGTAAGTGATCGCGCGAACAGATTTTCGCGTTGGGAAGCGTAACGTAAAGCTCGCGACACGTCTTCATTATTCTGTTTGTCGGTAGAGTAGTGGCCTGCATTTTGACAGTGCAGTCGGCGCGTCTCAGTGGTTCCCCATCGCCCAAGAGACGAATTTATCCATCGCCCTTTCGAAGCGTGCGTCGCAAGCCGAATTCTTTACTCCGTTACACACAGAAAAGCTAAAAGCTTAGTCTTCAAATGTCCTAAAGGTATGCGAGCGCACGATGTTCACGACGCCCGCTGCGAGCAAAAATTCCGTTGCCCTAGTGATACTGGTTCccaaaggggcctcacccaGTTTTTTCGTTGTGGTCATAAAGAAGTTTATTAGTCCTTCTCCAGAGGGGATTTTTACAAGTGACGCACTGTGTATCGAGTTGCGCTGTTGCAATCCTCCTCGAAAAGGTTAAATTTCACTGAGCGACCCCACAATTGACATCTATCATTGTCACAtggaagaaaacgatacAGAACGCCCTAAATGTATCCGTCTATAGTGATGAGGTGAAATAGGACAGGTAATTTTTGAACGCAAGTTGTTTACaacattttttcttacaGACGTACATTTAACTCGTGTCGCCTCTTCAACGTTGAGAGCGAGTGCGTGAAACTAAACTCGCAGCCTGAGAGGTGAGAGCATATAGAAGATATCCTTGAAGGTGATCTTTAGGATTTTTATTTTGGAGCTTTGGGTTTGGAGTTTAGCTGCtataaattaaagaaaaaaaagtcgaaCTGTGGTTGTCATGGAGAGATGCCAGTGATTATTGTTTCGGGGCTCATATCAACCGTTTGTGGTGAGTGTTTAGAACAGAACGATCGTGTACACTGTTGATTCTCTAGATCATGCAGTATACATATGGAGGTAGTGCAgttactttgattctttcaCGTGGGACTCGAGAAAGGAAGGAGCGTACAGTATAGCGTGATAGATTCTTTCGTCCTACAAAAGCACATATCAAAGACAATAGGATGTCACTATGACAATGAGAGCTAAGTATACTAGTAAGTTGTAACTTTGTCTCTACAAAATGAATCGTTAAAGAGGGTGAGTTAGTTTTCAAGACGTTCGCCTCGAAAAATCACGTGGCTAAAGGAGGATTGGTTGGCTTGACTCCCACACTGAAACATCATCCTGGCGTCAAAAAGTGTATTTTAGTTCGACTGTTGGCATTTTTGTGTGACAACTTTAGAGAATTGACTAACTTCGAGTGAGACTTTTATTACACTGCAGAACTGCGTGTTAAtagtttttttgtttctaatCCTTTCTCACTACAAAATCTGTACACTACTAGACGTGGAAAAACGTCCTGATGAGTCATTTCGACACTTGATTCGACAAAAAGTGGTCTTGGGCATATTGCTGTCCTGCAAAAAGACACCTCTTTTCTGTTGCGACGTCAAAACCAGAGTGGCCAAGTCTCACGCACTCACGCCCGCTCAACTCGTTTCTCACGCCTGccaaaaaatcgtttgacGAAAGATAATTTTCACGATCGTGACAATTTCTACTGAAGTGCAGGTTTAATAAGGTCCTAAATTTCTCATAAACTCGCGTTACGTTCAAATAGTCCTTACATTTGCACGGTTTTTAGTAGGCGTGGCTCTTTTTTAAGAGGGCGTGGTAACTCTTTTTAGTAGGCGTGGCACTTTTTTAGAGGGCGTGGCCACTATTTTTATTAGGCGTGGCTCTTTTCAGAAGGCGTGGTCACTATTTTTAGTAGGCGTGGCTCATTTTAAgagggcgtggtcaaaaaTTTCTCCGCGCGTTACGTCGACAAAAACGGCCAAAAGCCGTTTATCCTACAACATACGGGCGCGATAGTTTAATATCATTTTCTTACAGAAATTTTACACACCgaattctgaaagactacAAAAGCAACTGCAGACACAAAGACAAAACAAcgattttcaattaaatGGATTCTACGAAAGAACAAAACAACGTCAAATTGATAACTTTCAGACTAGCAGCGTAGACATAATGCAGCCACTAAGCTTAACTCTAGACGGAACATTCTTTTCACTACACGCGCCTCTGTCTGACGTCAGCTCCGTCGCTGGGAGCGTCGTCCAGTGCACCCAAAGCGTCATCAGTTTTTTCTGAAGACGCCGATCCCGACTGCCTTTTACCCGTTGTTGACTTTAGATCGCAGAAAGAAGACATATAAATCGAATCAAGGTTGAGGTACTTCGTAGGTGTCTCTTCCTCCAGCATTTTGCCCAACTGCGTGGAGAGCTTTTCAAACGTCGGGCGCATTTCCGGTTCACTGCGCCAACACTCAAACATAATTTCGTATCTGAGAAAGGAACGGCTTGGGAAATCGCTAGAAAACATACACTTTGGACTCACAGTTCCCTGGAACAATTTTCTGGACACTCTAACCGGTTACCACTACGCAAATGGAAGAGAAGATCCTTACTTGCCAAGAAAGGGTAAGGGAAACAGCCTGGAAAGAAACAGGCGTCAAGATACACGAGAATAACAGGGAAAATACTCCACACCTAGAGTGACTATTTCCCAGAGGACAACTCCATACGACCATCTGAAATTAAACGCATATATACAAAACCTTCTGCAAATACTTGAATTTGGCGAAACGtacacgtcgcttttctcgctGAAGAGACGGTGTATAATGGCTTCGACAGACATCCAACGGAACGGAAGTCGTCTCGCTGTCTTTTGATTATATGCCCCGTCCTCATAGACGGCCTTCGTTAATCCGAAGTCTGAAACTTTAAGAATTTTGTTGTCGCCGATGAGCACGTTGCGGCACGCCAGGTCGCGATGAACAAGATTATTCCCGCAAAGATATTCCTAAAAGTCAAAATTATAGCAGTCACTTTCTTAGAGCGTTCGTACCATTCCCGATGCAATTTGCCAAGCAAAGGACAAAAGATCTGAAGGCGTTAATTCCCAAGTGACCTCCTTGATACACTCTTCCTCGATTTCTACGGCGACTGAATGGCAATCGTTTTCGCCCTTTAGACTATCCTCAGCTTCACCTTCTTCCTCACTTCCCTTCTCATTCTCATTCTCGCCATCACACTCTGACAGTGAGGGCGTTGAAGTCTACAAGCGACAAACACGTAATATAACTTAAGCTAACCTACATCACAAGAAAATTGGTTTTGTGCCTTATGGAGACTATGACGCTctaattcgtctttttttgttcCCTGAAAAACgcaaaatatttaaaaaCTTACACGACTTGTCTTAGTATTTAGAAATACTTCGACTCTTCTCCTTTGTAGAAAGCTGAGTAAATCACCGTGACCACAGTATTCGACAATCAGGGAAAGCGGCTGAGCTGCCGTTATGCATGCAAGCATGCAGACAATATGCGGATGACGCCCGATTCGTTTCATGAGCTTGATTTCCTCCAAGAAATCAATCTCATCATGATGAAGATATCTCTCTAAAAAACATTTTATTTCTAATTGCAAAACATATGCATGCGTTTACCTTTTAACGTTTTGCATGCCACAACCGTTTTATTCTCATCGCCGTCGGAGTCGCTTCCAATTCTGCTTCCAAGCTTTAGTTGCTTTTCCGTATGGTGATAAAGATATGCTTTGCGCACGACACCAAAAAACCCTCGCCAATCTTCTCAAGCAACATGATGTTGCCGGGATTAATTTCCCATTTGTCTAGACTACGACTGCCATAAATGAGCCAGTCTTTCTACAACGGAAATAGACAGcgacgaaaatgacgatCAGTAATATTAAGacaaaaatcgaagaaataACTGATAATGCGATGATCATCGATGAACCTATATAAGACGTTCAATCATAATAAGCGAGGATTGCAAAGGCTTACCTCTATTTGAGTTGATTAAGCTGTTCtccaaagaagacgaagtagTAACTTCGTCAAGACGTGTGCAATCGGTTCCATTTCCTGTGAAACCAGAGGCACAAGTACATATATACGATCCGTTCGTATTTGTGCAGTTTGCAAATTGGTGACACGGCATTCCGGTGTcacattcatcaatatccTCGCAACTGAATCCGTTTCCACTCCAGCCGGGCAGGCAAGTACAGCGAAACGACCCAGGAGTATTCGTGCAATTTGCTTGCCAACTGCATACGTGCTTGTAACACAAATCGCACTCGTTAATATCAGTGCAGTAACTGCCGTGGCCCACCCAGTCACTTCTACATACGCACTTGTAGACACCATCTATTTTAACGCACTCTTGGAAGCTCTTGTAACAAGTCAAACATTCCCTATAATCTAAAGTAAACCATAAGGAAATTTATGCCGAGAATCAAGTAAAGTCTCAACGCACCTTCGCACGTAGTTCCATTTCCTATAAATCCTTGCTTGCAAGTACACACGAATGAAAACAACGTATTCGTACACGCCGCATTTACGTCACAATTACTAGAGTTGCTATAGCATTCATCAAAATCTACAGAAACAAAAGGAGTAAGTAAATCGTTGTTTGGTTTCATCACGTACCCAATCGAGCTGGCATGAGACATAAGCTTGGCTTTTTTGCAAGACAATGGTCGGAATTCCACAAGTTTTTCGTAGAAGCAACACAATCTTGCCTCTCTCGCTCGAATTTGATCTTTTTAGCTTCCGATGGTCCCCAGGTCGCATAGACAAAGGGAGAGCCATCGGTCCAACTATACTTGCCTTCACTGTCAATGTCATTAAGTCCAATCcacgtttctttctcagtAAAGAGAACAGAAAGTCGGTTCATTTCTTGAACTGATTGAATGCTGGCAAGAGACCCTTCGTTACTGCTCGACTTCTCGCAGTCGTGCAACGACTCATGCCACGTTTTAAAAACGGCGTCAAATCGTCTAAAGCAGGACTGCCTTCCGAGCCTCGTCCAACCACTGGGACACATATAAACATCTAAAAGAATCACGTTATAAAAGGTAAAACAGATCAACGGTAAAAGTCGTAACACTGACAGCCGGGAGAAATTTCTGATGCAGCATATACACGATCATCTGAGACATTTCGTTCTCCTAAAATAATAACGTTTATTGAtcagcgttttttttttcaaagctTACTTTTACAGGCGTACCCAGCCTTGGCTGAACAATTTGCAACCGACCAACCAAAGTCGAGACCGTCAAATACAAACGTAACGCAGTTTCCCTTATCATAAGCCGGCTCATATTTTGCCCATTTGGTGAAAGTGGTAGGTAAGCCATTAAGCCatgaaaaactgctcgacGTATCATTGTAAATCAATCCGATCCAATACGAAGAACCTTTGAAGCCAGAAGATTCTTTTGCTATAAAGAAATGCTCGCTAATGTCGATCAATGAAGCTAGGTCAGCATCGCGACTGTGACATTGATTCCGAGCGTCTTCTTGCGATACCATCTCATTGCCGTTCTTGCTCACAAAGTAGCAGGCTTTCGTGAAGGAGACTTCATCTTTTTGCATCGATTATCagggggcggcggcgcttcTTGGCGAAGTTTATAGTCAAAATCGCCTAAAAACACAATGAAGAAGATAgcaggagaaaaaggtaTCCTACCAAGAGCTATTTTGCATATGTGTTCCCTTGCGCTCAAACAGTTTTCCGTCTGCCAATAGCCAGTGCGAGAGTTCATAATAACGCAGTCAAAAGAAATGTCTGGGCACGGCTCACCTCTAGCCCACATGATGTAGCTGTATAAACAGAGACATTAGCGTATTAGCAAATACGCGGGAGTGCCGTTTCATACCTCAGTTCGTCGCCATTGATCCACCTAAACTGGTTACCGTATTCTCGTTTTAAGCCAATCCACACGTCACGACCACCAAGTTGGTCTTTTGAGTCGAACTCGGCGAGAAGAGTCAGCAAAAACGCATGTTCATGAGAACTGGTAATGCTAACGCGGCTGCGACCACAGTCCCATCTGTCAAGAAACCAAGTATCAGTGTGAAAGTACCGAGATCTAGCCGAAAGACTATAGCAATAGCCCGCGTAAAGAAACCAGCCAGTAggacaatctaaaaaaagacgtaCCCGTATATGAGAAATTGTCGTACATATTAGGTTATCTTtacattttctctcttcgcAAACAATTATGACCTCATGGCACGTATTCCCGCCAAGTTTTGGAAACAAAGACAAATGGCAATCTTCCAACGCCGTTTCGTGTCCTTTGCAACGACTACCATTGGTATATATTTTTGCTTCGCTTGTGACTGCCAGAACTCGTAGTTTGCTTAAGATCGCTTTCCTGTAGCCAAGTTGGCGACAGGCCACAATGGAATCGTTATAAGTCCAATAGCTGTCGCATACAACGTTCCACGCTTCGCTAAAATAAATTTCGACTCTGCCTTCGCTTTGAAGATTTGCCCCACCGAAAGGGCCGACTAATCGAACGTTCCAATCCAACTTTCCGCACGAGATATAAGGTCTCAATGTCGTGCCGTAATATCTAAGTTGCCAAACCTCAAAATCTTGACGTGATTGAAGGTCTTCGCaaaaagggaaagaaagGGTGGTACTACATTGAAAATTTTTATGAGGATTTATTTGTAAAAATAGGGATCGAGAAGGACGATGAGATGTCTGTATGACAGCAAGGAGAAAACGGGTGGGGCCCCTTTGGGGTTCATCATCACTGGGGCCACGGAACTTTTGCTCGCGACGGGCGTTGGGAACATCGCATGCACGCAAAACTCCAGACATATGGAGACTGACCTTTTTGCTTCGCTTTGTGCAACGGAGGAATGAATCCGGTGTGCGACGCACGAGAGACGGGCTTTTAAATGGCGACGGATAAATTCGCTCTAGAGCGATGGGGAACTCCTGAGATTCGCCGACTGCACTGTaaaaatgtaggcctttaggGTACCGTCAAATGAAATAATAAAGAGGCGTCGCGAGCTTTACGTTACGCTTCGCATTGAGAAAATCTGTTCGCGACACCCCTTAGGAAGCCTCACCTTTTCGTAAAAGCGCCAGCCCGTAGAGAAACTGATTTTGAACGCCAATGAGCAGGGCCAAAGCCAGTGTTGTGAAAAAATTCAGTGAAAACGTTGGTTTTTTCTAAGAGCATTACCAGGATAACCGAATGACGATGACCCGGATAACGTCTCCTACTCATGCATGACCTCTGAACTCGTACTTCGCGCGGCGAGAGAGCGAGGAAACAGAAGTATCGTCTGCTCTTCTCTATTTCGAACTGGTTGCCACAGAAATGGCCTCACCTCTTGACGAAAAGGACTCCCCTGACGATGACTCTTCAACGAACACACCCGAAAAACGGCGTTCTCATGAATgcgcgttcgtcgacgatcatcttcatctcttcggCGGCTACGATGGCTCAAAATACCTTCCCCGCAATGAAGTATTCGTGATGAATATTCGAAGAGCGGAAAGAAAATGGATTCGTCGACTGACTCAAGGTCAA
Encoded here:
- the LOC136197100 gene encoding tyrosine-protein kinase receptor torso-like isoform X4; this encodes MKRIGRHPHIVCMLACITAAQPLSLIVEYCGHGDLLSFLQRRRVEGTKKDELERHSLHKTSTPSLSECDGENENEKGSEEEEIEEECIKEVTWELTPSDLLSFAWQIASGMEYLCGNNLVHRDLACRNVLIGDNKILKVSDFGLTKAVYEDGAYNQKTARRLPFRWMSVEAIIHRLFSEKSDVWSYGVVLWEIVTLGCFPYPFLASKDLLFHLRSGNRLECPENCSRELYEIMFECWRSEPEMRPTFEKLSTQLGKMLEEETPTKYLNLDSIYMSSFCDLKSTTGKRQSGSASSEKTDDALGALDDAPSDGADVRQRRV
- the LOC136197100 gene encoding tyrosine-protein kinase receptor torso-like isoform X3, with amino-acid sequence MKRIGRHPHIVCMLACITAAQPLSLIVEYCGHGDLLSFLQRRRVEGTKKDELERHSLHKTSTPSLSECDGENENEKGSEEEVAVEIEEECIKEVTWELTPSDLLSFAWQIASGMEYLCGNNLVHRDLACRNVLIGDNKILKVSDFGLTKAVYEDGAYNQKTARRLPFRWMSVEAIIHRLFSEKSDVWSYGVVLWEIVTLGCFPYPFLASKDLLFHLRSGNRLECPENCSRELYEIMFECWRSEPEMRPTFEKLSTQLGKMLEEETPTKYLNLDSIYMSSFCDLKSTTGKRQSGSASSEKTDDALGALDDAPSDGADVRQRRV
- the LOC136197100 gene encoding tyrosine-protein kinase receptor torso-like isoform X1 — encoded protein: MKRIGRHPHIVCMLACITAAQPLSLIVEYCGHGDLLSFLQRRRVEGTKKDELERHSLHKTSTPSLSECDGENENEKGSEEEGEAEDSLKGENDCHSVAVEIEEECIKEVTWELTPSDLLSFAWQIASGMEYLCGNNLVHRDLACRNVLIGDNKILKVSDFGLTKAVYEDGAYNQKTARRLPFRWMSVEAIIHRLFSEKSDVWSYGVVLWEIVTLGCFPYPFLASKDLLFHLRSGNRLECPENCSRELYEIMFECWRSEPEMRPTFEKLSTQLGKMLEEETPTKYLNLDSIYMSSFCDLKSTTGKRQSGSASSEKTDDALGALDDAPSDGADVRQRRV
- the LOC136197100 gene encoding tyrosine-protein kinase receptor torso-like isoform X5; this translates as MKRIGRHPHIVCMLACITAAQPLSLIVEYCGHGDLLSFLQRRRVEVFLNTKTSRTSTPSLSECDGENENEKGSEEEEIEEECIKEVTWELTPSDLLSFAWQIASGMEYLCGNNLVHRDLACRNVLIGDNKILKVSDFGLTKAVYEDGAYNQKTARRLPFRWMSVEAIIHRLFSEKSDVWSYGVVLWEIVTLGCFPYPFLASKDLLFHLRSGNRLECPENCSRELYEIMFECWRSEPEMRPTFEKLSTQLGKMLEEETPTKYLNLDSIYMSSFCDLKSTTGKRQSGSASSEKTDDALGALDDAPSDGADVRQRRV
- the LOC136197100 gene encoding tyrosine-protein kinase receptor torso-like isoform X2 — translated: MKRIGRHPHIVCMLACITAAQPLSLIVEYCGHGDLLSFLQRRRVEVFLNTKTSRTSTPSLSECDGENENEKGSEEEGEAEDSLKGENDCHSVAVEIEEECIKEVTWELTPSDLLSFAWQIASGMEYLCGNNLVHRDLACRNVLIGDNKILKVSDFGLTKAVYEDGAYNQKTARRLPFRWMSVEAIIHRLFSEKSDVWSYGVVLWEIVTLGCFPYPFLASKDLLFHLRSGNRLECPENCSRELYEIMFECWRSEPEMRPTFEKLSTQLGKMLEEETPTKYLNLDSIYMSSFCDLKSTTGKRQSGSASSEKTDDALGALDDAPSDGADVRQRRV
- the LOC136197098 gene encoding uncharacterized protein, with protein sequence MQKDEVSFTKACYFVSKNGNEMVSQEDARNQCHSRDADLASLIDISEHFFIAKESSGFKGSSYWIGLIYNDTSSSFSWLNGLPTTFTKWAKYEPAYDKGNCVTFVFDGLDFGWSVANCSAKAGYACKRERNVSDDRVYAASEISPGYVYMCPSGWTRLGRQSCFRRFDAVFKTWHESLHDCEKSSSNEGSLASIQSVQEMNRLSVLFTEKETWIGLNDIDSEGKYSWTDGSPFVYATWGPSEAKKIKFERERQDCVASTKNLWNSDHCLAKKPSLCLMPARLDFDECYSNSSNCDVNAACTNTLFSFVCTCKQGFIGNGTTCEDYRECLTCYKSFQECVKIDGVYKCVCRSDWVGHGSYCTDINECDLCYKHVCSWQANCTNTPGSFRCTCLPGWSGNGFSCEDIDECDTGMPCHQFANCTNTNGSYICTCASGFTGNGTDCTRLDEVTTSSSLENSLINSNRGSSMIIALSVISSIFVLILLIVIFVAVYFRCRKTGSFMAVVV